In the genome of Gemmatimonadaceae bacterium, one region contains:
- a CDS encoding DUF1080 domain-containing protein — protein sequence MNRKIMQSAVILLGAAGAVLSACTTAPASSGDDAGTVLTAAERAAGWRSLFDGSDLAAWRGYRKPGLPDGWRVVDGSLTLVTAGAGDIITREQFRTFDLRLEWKVAPGGNSGIFYRATEEGNYIWQSASEMQVLDDERHADGKSELTSAGSNFALYPARRGVSRPAGEWNAVRLLVNGSHVEHWLNGVKVVEYELGSPEWEARVRASKFASMPLYGRAPRGHIGLQDHGDRVEFRNIRIRVLP from the coding sequence ATGAATCGCAAAATTATGCAGTCGGCCGTGATCCTTCTGGGAGCTGCCGGTGCCGTCCTCTCAGCCTGCACGACGGCCCCCGCTTCTTCCGGCGATGATGCCGGGACCGTCTTGACTGCCGCCGAGCGCGCCGCGGGCTGGCGGAGTCTCTTCGACGGGAGCGATCTCGCCGCATGGCGCGGGTACCGCAAGCCGGGGCTGCCCGACGGCTGGCGGGTGGTCGACGGATCGCTCACGCTCGTGACCGCGGGCGCCGGCGACATCATCACCCGGGAGCAGTTCCGCACCTTCGACCTGCGGCTCGAGTGGAAAGTCGCTCCCGGCGGCAACAGCGGGATCTTCTACCGGGCGACCGAGGAAGGGAACTACATCTGGCAGAGCGCGAGCGAGATGCAGGTGCTGGACGACGAGCGCCACGCGGACGGGAAGTCGGAGCTGACCTCGGCCGGATCGAACTTCGCGCTGTATCCGGCCAGGCGCGGCGTGTCGCGCCCGGCCGGCGAATGGAATGCCGTGCGGCTGCTCGTGAACGGAAGCCACGTGGAGCACTGGCTCAACGGCGTGAAGGTGGTGGAATACGAGCTCGGCTCCCCCGAGTGGGAGGCGCGGGTGCGGGCGAGCAAGTTCGCGTCGATGCCGCTGTACGGAAGGGCGCCGCGGGGGCACATCGGGTTGCAGGACCACGGTGATCGGGTCGAGTTCCGCAACATCCGCATAAGGGTGCTGCCGTGA